The Deltaproteobacteria bacterium genome window below encodes:
- a CDS encoding DsbA family protein — MVDEYKGDVRVVYHNNPLPMHNRAQPAAQAAEAAGKQGKFWEMHDKIFENMKDLTDENFAKWAGEIGLNVEQFKKDMEDPEVKKKIADQQKLGIQLGARGTPAFFINGRYLSGAQPKEAFKALIDEEMKKADALIAKGIAKDKVYEETIKNGKTAP, encoded by the coding sequence ATCGTCGACGAGTACAAGGGTGACGTTCGCGTCGTCTACCACAACAACCCGCTGCCGATGCACAACCGTGCCCAGCCAGCGGCGCAGGCGGCCGAAGCGGCCGGCAAGCAGGGCAAGTTCTGGGAGATGCACGACAAGATCTTCGAGAACATGAAGGACTTGACCGATGAGAACTTCGCCAAGTGGGCGGGGGAGATCGGACTCAACGTCGAGCAGTTCAAGAAGGACATGGAAGATCCGGAGGTCAAGAAGAAGATCGCGGATCAGCAGAAGCTCGGCATCCAGCTGGGCGCACGGGGAACCCCGGCATTCTTCATCAACGGCCGCTACCTGAGCGGCGCGCAGCCGAAGGAAGCGTTCAAGGCCCTCATCGACGAGGAAATGAAGAAGGCCGACGCACTCATCGCCAAGGGCATCGCGAAGGACAAGGTCTACGAAGAGACCATCAAGAACGGCAAGACCGCTCCCTAA